A window of the Chitinispirillum alkaliphilum genome harbors these coding sequences:
- a CDS encoding Inner membrane protein YqiK — MGSISLGHIMLIAFVVVVFLIAFGAILAKLYKRSSKERSFVRTGFGGQRIIMNGGALVLPIIHEIIEVNMNTLRLEVRRCNELALITRDRMRVDVGAEFYVRVKPTADAIANAAQTLGRRTTDPKALKDLVEGKFVDALRAVAAEMAMEELHEQRVDFVQKVQSAVSEDLLKNGLELESVSLTSLDQTNRDFLNPNNAFDAEGLTKLTQEIEARRKQRNDIEQDTEVKIRQKNLDAELIKIELAKKTEYANLSQVREIEVRKSQENMETQKQQAENKRLSEEAQIEADRKVELARISTERSIEQERIEKERAIQEKEIEKAKLIQSAEIRREKEVKLDDQDRQIAIAEKSKAQSLSEGEADKARAEAVKAQEGVTTVRETEIAARKKQIELIEAEQAAQRDAIGITVAAEAEKRAADDRAKAINIAAQAEAEKARLIAQGQSESEIMLANATKQKYLAEAEGKRALHEAENLLSEDIVSMKIRMATIENMSSIISASMKPVEAIKDFKIIQVDGLNGGSGNKSEGNGAISGGSFTDQLVNSALRYRGQAPLIDSLLKEIGMNGGDINSLTGVLNDQIQATQVKEEDVKSVEAEQSSSESQNKEPIVKTASSQNEKNEVAS, encoded by the coding sequence ATGGGGTCCATAAGTCTTGGACATATCATGCTTATTGCATTTGTCGTGGTGGTGTTTCTTATCGCCTTTGGAGCGATACTGGCTAAGCTTTACAAAAGGAGTTCGAAAGAGCGCTCGTTTGTAAGGACAGGTTTTGGAGGACAGAGGATAATCATGAACGGGGGAGCTCTCGTGCTTCCTATTATTCATGAGATTATCGAAGTAAATATGAACACTTTGAGGCTTGAGGTGAGAAGGTGTAATGAGCTTGCACTAATCACACGTGACCGTATGCGGGTAGATGTAGGTGCAGAGTTTTATGTACGTGTAAAACCTACTGCTGATGCCATCGCCAATGCGGCTCAGACACTTGGTAGGCGTACAACTGATCCTAAAGCTCTCAAAGACCTTGTAGAGGGTAAGTTTGTTGATGCCTTGCGTGCTGTTGCGGCAGAAATGGCAATGGAGGAGCTTCATGAACAGAGAGTCGACTTTGTGCAGAAAGTACAGTCTGCGGTTTCTGAAGACCTGCTGAAAAATGGTCTTGAGCTTGAATCTGTTTCTCTCACATCTCTTGACCAGACTAATCGTGATTTCCTCAATCCAAACAATGCCTTTGATGCTGAAGGTCTGACAAAACTTACCCAAGAGATTGAAGCCAGACGTAAGCAGAGAAATGATATTGAACAGGATACGGAAGTTAAGATCAGACAGAAGAATCTTGATGCTGAACTTATTAAGATTGAACTTGCAAAAAAGACAGAGTATGCAAATCTTTCACAGGTAAGAGAGATTGAAGTCAGGAAGTCTCAGGAAAATATGGAGACTCAAAAACAACAGGCCGAAAACAAACGCTTGTCTGAAGAAGCACAGATTGAAGCTGATCGCAAAGTTGAGCTTGCCAGAATTTCTACTGAAAGATCGATCGAGCAGGAGAGAATCGAAAAAGAAAGAGCAATTCAGGAAAAAGAAATCGAAAAAGCAAAATTGATTCAATCTGCAGAAATCAGAAGAGAAAAAGAAGTTAAGCTGGATGATCAGGACAGACAAATTGCTATTGCAGAAAAATCCAAAGCTCAGTCTCTTAGTGAGGGTGAGGCTGATAAAGCCCGTGCTGAAGCTGTAAAGGCTCAGGAGGGTGTGACAACTGTAAGGGAAACTGAAATTGCTGCACGTAAAAAGCAAATCGAACTCATTGAAGCCGAACAGGCTGCTCAAAGAGATGCTATCGGTATAACTGTGGCTGCAGAAGCTGAAAAGCGTGCTGCTGATGACAGAGCTAAAGCAATAAACATTGCTGCTCAGGCTGAGGCTGAGAAAGCTCGCCTTATTGCTCAGGGACAATCGGAATCTGAAATTATGCTGGCTAATGCAACTAAACAGAAATACCTTGCTGAGGCCGAAGGTAAGAGAGCGCTCCACGAAGCTGAAAATCTGTTGTCTGAGGATATCGTTAGTATGAAAATAAGAATGGCGACTATTGAAAATATGTCATCTATTATCTCTGCTAGCATGAAACCTGTCGAAGCTATTAAGGACTTCAAAATTATTCAGGTAGATGGACTCAATGGTGGATCGGGCAATAAGAGTGAAGGAAATGGTGCCATCTCAGGTGGTTCTTTCACCGATCAGCTTGTAAACAGCGCATTACGCTACAGGGGACAAGCTCCGCTGATAGATTCCCTCCTAAAAGAGATTGGAATGAACGGTGGTGATATTAATTCTTTAACAGGTGTTCTAAATGATCAGATTCAGGCTACTCAGGTAAAAGAGGAAGATGTGAAGAGTGTAGAAGCTGAACAGAGTAGTTCTGAAAGTCAAAACAAGGAGCCTATTGTGAAGACTGCTTCAAGCCAAAATGAAAAAAATGAAGTAGCTTCATAA
- a CDS encoding putative inner membrane protein, producing MLELLLVSDNLLFTVALTVMVFITMLEIVSLLCGIGLETVLDACIGEVNLSSPNPTFLGWLGVGKVPFIILLLFFLAVFGLTGILIQSIVNRMFGFFLPWFLAVPIPVLVSIPALHYTSCFLSKHLLKEETSAVSEDAFVGQVAQIIRGKAKAGNPAEAKLKDRFGLTHYILIEPQEKDAEFSQSQKVLIVTKNGALYKGIEAPESVLS from the coding sequence ATGTTAGAGCTACTGCTGGTAAGTGACAATCTTCTCTTTACTGTGGCGCTTACCGTTATGGTCTTTATTACTATGCTGGAGATTGTTTCTCTTCTTTGTGGTATCGGGTTGGAAACCGTGCTGGATGCCTGCATCGGAGAGGTGAATCTTTCTTCCCCTAACCCTACATTCCTGGGTTGGCTTGGTGTGGGGAAGGTTCCCTTTATTATTCTGTTGTTGTTTTTTCTTGCGGTTTTTGGTCTGACTGGAATACTTATACAATCGATTGTAAACCGTATGTTCGGGTTTTTTCTACCATGGTTTCTGGCAGTACCCATTCCAGTACTTGTAAGCATACCTGCTCTACATTACACTTCTTGTTTTCTCTCCAAGCATCTTCTGAAAGAGGAAACTTCAGCTGTTTCTGAAGATGCTTTCGTTGGTCAGGTAGCACAGATTATTAGAGGCAAAGCAAAGGCGGGTAATCCTGCTGAGGCCAAGCTTAAGGACAGGTTTGGACTGACTCATTATATACTCATAGAACCACAGGAGAAAGATGCTGAGTTTTCACAATCACAGAAGGTACTTATTGTAACTAAAAATGGTGCTTTATATAAAGGTATCGAGGCACCGGAATCGGTTTTAAGTTAA
- a CDS encoding 30S ribosomal protein S1p codes for MTDSEKKISVGVDASGNPVDLSDFEESYYKPGQIEEILKDYDKSLEGIEEGQVVSGKILRINDKEVIVDVNFKSEGIIPIFEFKNVSEYNPGDEIDVYLEQVEDSEGQIILSKSRADFLKVWDKIYSAYENEEIVEGRLVRRIKGGVVVDLFGVDAFLPGSQIDLRQIPDMDAIIGETFKFRVIKVNKARRNIVVSRRVILEENRSALREKILADLEKGQVREGTVKNITDFGAFIDLGGVDGLLHITDMSWGRVNHPSEIVALGDKLQVKVLDYNENKERISLGLKQLSEHPWKGIEEKFPEGSRVRGKIVSITDYGAFMELEKGIEGLIHISEMSWTQHIKHPSKIVGIGDIVEAVVLKIDKDNQKISLGFKQLEPDPWENVPSEFPIGSVVSGKVRNIAAFGAFVELKEGVDGLIHISDMSWTKKINHPGEILKKGDAVDVKVLDIDQDKRRISLGIKQLTEDPWADLAQEFTVGTEIPECEVVRILDRGMIVNVNPSVEGFIALNQLGEEVDHPSKIYSVGDKVPGKIIEFDLESRKIALSISEFFKDKEPSLWEEHKKAFPVKPDSDVNSASQSQAQEQSSEETPAQQKSEEETKETDQ; via the coding sequence ATGACTGATTCTGAAAAGAAAATTAGTGTAGGAGTGGATGCCTCTGGTAATCCGGTAGATCTTTCCGATTTTGAAGAAAGCTACTATAAGCCGGGGCAGATTGAAGAGATTCTTAAAGACTACGACAAATCACTCGAAGGAATCGAGGAAGGACAGGTCGTAAGCGGGAAAATTCTTCGTATCAATGATAAGGAAGTTATTGTTGATGTCAATTTCAAATCGGAAGGGATTATTCCCATATTCGAATTTAAGAATGTTTCTGAATACAATCCCGGTGATGAAATAGATGTTTACCTTGAGCAGGTCGAAGACAGTGAAGGGCAGATTATTCTTTCCAAATCACGTGCTGACTTCTTGAAAGTATGGGATAAGATCTACTCCGCATATGAAAATGAAGAGATCGTTGAGGGACGGCTTGTAAGGCGCATCAAGGGTGGTGTTGTAGTTGATCTGTTCGGTGTCGATGCGTTCCTTCCTGGTTCTCAGATAGATCTTCGCCAGATTCCTGATATGGATGCCATTATCGGCGAAACATTTAAATTCCGCGTTATAAAAGTAAATAAAGCACGCAGAAATATTGTCGTGTCACGAAGAGTTATTCTTGAAGAAAACCGCTCTGCATTGCGTGAAAAGATCCTTGCTGATCTTGAAAAAGGACAGGTGCGTGAAGGTACTGTTAAAAATATCACAGACTTTGGTGCATTTATTGATCTTGGAGGTGTTGATGGTCTTCTGCATATCACCGATATGTCATGGGGACGAGTAAATCATCCTTCAGAAATTGTTGCCCTCGGTGACAAACTTCAGGTTAAGGTTCTTGATTATAATGAAAATAAAGAGCGTATCTCTCTTGGCCTCAAGCAGCTCTCAGAGCATCCCTGGAAGGGTATTGAGGAAAAATTCCCTGAAGGATCGAGGGTCAGAGGAAAAATCGTCTCCATTACCGATTACGGTGCTTTTATGGAGCTTGAAAAAGGAATTGAAGGACTGATTCATATCTCTGAAATGTCCTGGACTCAGCATATCAAGCACCCTTCAAAAATCGTTGGAATCGGCGATATCGTTGAAGCGGTTGTTCTGAAAATCGATAAAGACAATCAGAAAATCTCTCTTGGATTCAAACAGCTTGAACCCGATCCATGGGAAAATGTACCTTCTGAATTCCCAATCGGCTCTGTTGTAAGCGGTAAAGTGCGTAACATAGCTGCTTTCGGTGCATTTGTTGAACTCAAAGAGGGTGTTGATGGGCTTATCCATATCTCTGATATGTCATGGACAAAAAAGATCAATCATCCTGGAGAAATTCTTAAAAAGGGTGATGCCGTAGATGTTAAGGTTCTTGACATAGATCAGGACAAACGTCGTATCTCTCTTGGGATTAAGCAGCTCACGGAAGATCCATGGGCCGATCTTGCACAGGAATTTACCGTAGGAACTGAGATTCCGGAGTGTGAGGTCGTGCGTATACTGGATAGAGGCATGATCGTTAACGTGAATCCAAGTGTAGAGGGCTTCATTGCTCTTAACCAGTTGGGAGAAGAGGTTGACCATCCTTCCAAAATCTACAGTGTAGGGGACAAGGTTCCGGGGAAAATTATCGAATTTGATCTGGAAAGCCGGAAAATTGCTCTGAGCATAAGTGAATTTTTCAAGGATAAAGAACCTTCTTTGTGGGAAGAACACAAAAAAGCTTTTCCCGTAAAGCCTGATTCTGATGTAAACTCCGCTTCCCAATCGCAAGCCCAGGAACAATCTTCAGAAGAGACTCCTGCGCAGCAAAAGAGTGAAGAGGAAACAAAAGAAACAGATCAGTAA
- a CDS encoding Cytidylate kinase codes for MIIAIDGPAGSGKSSTARAVAARLGITYLDTGAMYRAVTLKALRENIAFDDDEALGCLMEKMTITFYGAAPDTRVIMDGEDVSEAVRSDEVTKKVSDYCARDVVRKSLVTQQRAIASGLDVVCEGRDIGTVVFPDAHVKIFMVASAQQRALRRQKDFAKMGISKSVEELVEEIQTRDTKDSTRSNSPLIKADDAIEMDTTNMTLEQQIEFIEKKYRNYQTQNVSE; via the coding sequence ATGATAATTGCAATTGATGGACCCGCCGGATCAGGAAAAAGCTCTACTGCAAGAGCTGTTGCAGCAAGGTTAGGTATAACCTATCTGGATACCGGTGCAATGTACAGGGCTGTTACACTGAAAGCCTTAAGGGAAAACATCGCCTTCGATGATGACGAGGCACTTGGGTGTCTGATGGAGAAGATGACGATTACCTTTTATGGTGCAGCACCCGATACTCGTGTGATTATGGATGGTGAGGATGTGAGCGAAGCAGTTCGCAGTGATGAGGTTACAAAAAAGGTCTCTGATTACTGTGCCCGGGATGTGGTGCGGAAATCGCTTGTAACTCAACAGCGCGCAATTGCGTCCGGATTGGATGTGGTTTGTGAGGGCAGGGATATTGGTACAGTCGTCTTTCCTGATGCTCATGTGAAAATTTTTATGGTCGCCTCTGCACAGCAGCGTGCTTTGCGCAGACAGAAAGATTTTGCAAAAATGGGTATCAGCAAATCAGTTGAAGAGCTGGTCGAAGAAATACAGACAAGAGATACTAAAGACTCCACCCGTTCAAACAGTCCTTTGATAAAAGCCGATGATGCAATCGAAATGGACACAACGAATATGACTCTTGAGCAGCAGATTGAGTTCATAGAGAAAAAATACAGAAACTATCAGACGCAAAACGTGTCTGAATGA
- a CDS encoding oxidoreductase FAD/NAD(P)-binding domain-containing protein otein, with protein MRTISKIFWIFFALLSPLFPIYLYFDGNWYSILHSFSLGMLFGIISYIYFLNALIISARIPYFDRLYGHDRVLLFHGYLALTASVFAFAHIYFKRIYFPKTNFQINLGITATVIFLSIIITTLLFMVTTRIHLLKPVERFRIFFTKRLKLDYSFLKAFHNLTALAVIILTAHVMLASPTNETYQRLGIMGVWSLIAITGYVYHKFIRLFIMSRKALKITRVNSLNDSVVEIEMRPEKGREIKHKAGQFGYFRILSKMCGSDEHPFTISSPPQSSELTITVKNLGDYTAKLDKLETGAKVLFDGPYGVFSPVQDTAPMLFVAGGIGITPFLSILSHWGNATVKSPVTLVWSVRYEEDLIHREFFRSAERDIKNFSFVPIVTSQKDRSGEEKRINQKLFSELISQPENTSAYICGPDTMRIAAVKALRKNGVKGSNIHFEKFSL; from the coding sequence ATGAGAACAATAAGTAAAATCTTTTGGATTTTTTTCGCACTCTTAAGTCCCCTTTTCCCAATCTATCTTTATTTCGACGGTAACTGGTACTCCATTCTTCACAGCTTTTCCCTTGGAATGCTGTTTGGCATAATCAGTTATATCTACTTTCTTAATGCCCTGATAATTTCTGCCAGAATCCCCTATTTTGACCGTCTCTACGGACATGACCGGGTTTTACTGTTTCATGGATATTTAGCCCTGACAGCTTCAGTTTTCGCTTTTGCGCATATTTACTTTAAGAGAATTTATTTTCCGAAGACCAACTTTCAGATAAACCTTGGCATAACAGCAACGGTCATCTTTTTATCAATAATTATTACAACACTGCTCTTCATGGTCACCACACGAATACACCTGCTGAAGCCAGTGGAGAGATTCAGAATTTTTTTTACCAAACGGCTCAAACTCGACTATTCTTTCCTTAAAGCCTTTCATAATCTTACAGCTCTGGCAGTGATTATCTTAACCGCCCACGTGATGCTTGCCTCCCCCACAAACGAAACCTATCAAAGACTTGGTATTATGGGTGTGTGGTCACTGATTGCAATTACAGGCTATGTTTACCATAAATTTATCAGACTGTTCATAATGTCGCGCAAAGCTCTAAAAATTACCCGTGTGAACTCTTTGAATGATTCTGTCGTTGAAATAGAGATGCGCCCGGAAAAAGGCAGGGAAATTAAACACAAAGCTGGTCAGTTTGGATATTTCCGAATCTTATCAAAAATGTGCGGAAGTGATGAGCATCCATTCACCATATCCTCTCCACCACAAAGCAGTGAGCTGACCATAACAGTTAAAAACCTGGGAGATTACACGGCAAAACTGGACAAGTTGGAAACAGGAGCCAAAGTCCTGTTTGACGGCCCCTATGGAGTGTTTTCACCTGTACAGGATACTGCCCCTATGCTTTTTGTCGCAGGAGGAATAGGTATAACCCCTTTTCTCTCCATACTGTCACATTGGGGTAATGCAACAGTGAAAAGCCCTGTGACTCTGGTGTGGAGTGTTCGGTATGAAGAGGATCTTATACACAGGGAATTTTTTAGGTCTGCTGAGAGAGACATTAAAAACTTCTCATTCGTTCCCATAGTCACTTCGCAGAAGGATCGTTCCGGAGAGGAAAAAAGAATAAATCAGAAACTTTTTTCAGAACTCATTTCTCAACCGGAAAACACCAGTGCTTACATCTGCGGACCAGACACAATGCGCATAGCAGCTGTTAAAGCTCTCAGAAAAAATGGCGTGAAAGGTAGCAACATCCACTTTGAAAAATTTTCCCTCTAA
- a CDS encoding Glutaminyl-tRNA synthetase, whose amino-acid sequence MKNPGNESGKNETEVSNFIRDIIRDDLKSAKLKDKVVTRFPPEPNGYLHIGHAKAICINFGLAEEFNGQCHLRFDDTNPLKEEGKYIEAIKKDVSWLGFNWGEHLYFASDYFEKMYEWAVELIRQGKAYVDDLPFEKIREYRGTLTQPGKESPYRNRSAEENLELFRKMRDGEFEEGSCVLRAKIDMAHPNMNMRDPVMYRVIKNVAHHRTGDKWKIYPMYDWAHGLEDSIEGVVYSLCSLEFEDHRPLYDWYLDQLSVHHPRQIEFARLNLSYTVMSKRKLLRLVQEGHVNDWDDPRMPTISGLRRRGYTPESIRSFARRIGVAKRDSTVDLALLEHCLREDLNKKALRAMAVLDPLKVVIENYPEEQVEYMEAINNPEDSSMGTRKVPFSKVLYIERNDFMEDPPKKFFRLAPGREVRLRYAYFLTCNEVVKDETGEIVELRCTYDPMTKGGASPDGRSPKATIHWVSAQHAADCEVRLYENLFTNENPLDAPDGDFIQNINPDSLRIINCKCEPGLLTAGVEDHFQFERIAYFCVDPDSKPGKPVFNRTVTLKDTWARMQKNKGAKKKN is encoded by the coding sequence TTGAAAAATCCGGGAAATGAGAGTGGAAAGAACGAAACAGAAGTCTCAAATTTCATCAGGGACATAATCCGTGATGATTTGAAAAGCGCAAAACTCAAAGACAAAGTAGTTACCAGATTTCCCCCAGAACCCAATGGATACCTTCATATTGGGCACGCAAAAGCGATCTGCATAAACTTTGGCTTGGCAGAGGAGTTCAATGGCCAGTGCCATTTGCGTTTTGATGACACGAATCCTTTGAAAGAGGAGGGGAAATATATTGAAGCAATAAAAAAGGATGTTTCCTGGCTTGGATTTAACTGGGGTGAACATCTCTATTTTGCTTCTGACTATTTTGAAAAGATGTATGAGTGGGCCGTTGAACTGATTCGTCAGGGGAAAGCGTATGTAGATGATCTGCCGTTTGAAAAAATCCGGGAGTACAGGGGTACCCTGACACAGCCGGGTAAAGAGAGTCCCTACAGAAACCGCTCCGCAGAGGAAAATCTCGAATTATTCCGGAAAATGAGGGATGGTGAATTTGAAGAGGGTTCTTGTGTGTTAAGGGCAAAAATCGATATGGCTCATCCCAATATGAATATGCGCGATCCTGTCATGTATCGGGTAATCAAAAATGTGGCTCATCATCGTACCGGAGATAAATGGAAAATTTACCCTATGTACGATTGGGCCCATGGATTGGAAGATTCAATCGAGGGAGTGGTGTATTCGCTTTGTTCTCTGGAATTTGAGGACCATCGCCCGCTTTATGACTGGTATCTCGATCAGCTTTCTGTTCATCACCCCAGACAAATTGAGTTTGCAAGACTCAACCTGAGCTATACGGTAATGAGTAAGAGAAAGCTGCTCAGGCTTGTTCAGGAGGGACATGTTAACGACTGGGATGATCCAAGAATGCCTACCATTTCAGGTCTGCGCAGAAGAGGCTACACTCCCGAATCCATTCGTTCGTTTGCCAGAAGAATAGGTGTTGCTAAAAGAGACAGCACCGTTGACCTTGCACTTCTGGAACATTGCTTAAGGGAAGATCTTAATAAAAAAGCTCTCAGGGCAATGGCTGTTTTGGACCCTCTCAAGGTGGTAATAGAAAATTATCCTGAAGAGCAGGTGGAATATATGGAGGCGATAAATAACCCTGAAGATTCATCTATGGGGACCAGAAAAGTACCGTTTTCCAAGGTCCTGTACATAGAGCGCAATGACTTCATGGAAGATCCGCCAAAGAAATTTTTCAGGCTTGCTCCGGGCAGGGAGGTAAGGCTGCGCTATGCATATTTTCTCACTTGTAATGAAGTGGTTAAGGATGAAACAGGTGAAATTGTGGAACTTCGCTGTACCTATGATCCCATGACCAAAGGCGGCGCTTCTCCTGATGGCCGTTCTCCCAAAGCCACAATACATTGGGTTTCTGCTCAGCATGCTGCTGACTGTGAGGTGAGGCTTTATGAAAACCTTTTCACAAATGAAAACCCGCTCGATGCTCCGGATGGTGATTTTATTCAGAATATCAATCCCGATTCACTCAGGATAATTAACTGTAAATGTGAACCGGGTCTGCTTACCGCCGGGGTTGAGGATCATTTTCAGTTTGAGCGTATAGCCTATTTCTGTGTTGATCCGGATTCCAAACCAGGTAAACCAGTTTTTAACAGGACTGTTACCCTCAAGGATACCTGGGCCAGAATGCAGAAAAACAAGGGTGCAAAGAAAAAGAATTGA
- a CDS encoding Glutamyl-tRNA synthetase: MSEMVRVRFAPSPTGYLHVGGARSALFNYLFARHHGGAFILRIEDTDQSRFIEGAMEEIYESLSWLGLDWDEGPQKGGEFGPYLQSQRLDIYSKHAQQLLQSDNAYRCFCTPERLSQVRAEQEKSGQLTGYDRHCRDLTEEQINDNLSNNIPFVIRLKIPFGRVISFNDMIRGEISYKSDVLDDLVLIKTDGFPTYHMANVVDDHLMGITHVLRGDEWIASTPRHVLLYEAFGWELPKFAHLPIILSSSGGKLSKRKGAASVMDYKKAGFLPEALFNFLSLLGWAPGDDREKMSLKELIEAFSIEQVSAKSSVFDENKLEWMNGLYLAEREAQSLLPEISSEWKERGWLTEQFSFGEDYQLRVIDMLKVRSRKLTELVENSEYFFVDPSSYEKKAAGKHFNPKSAEILKELSQLLERATDFNQTAIEEIFRGYAQEKELSMGKLVHPVRLAVSGVSFGPGLFELLSTLGKETVVRRINKAYHIITD; encoded by the coding sequence ATGTCTGAAATGGTACGTGTTCGTTTTGCTCCTTCCCCAACCGGGTATCTCCATGTAGGCGGAGCCAGAAGTGCTCTTTTTAATTATCTGTTTGCACGGCATCACGGCGGTGCCTTTATCCTTAGGATAGAAGACACCGATCAGAGCCGTTTTATCGAAGGTGCAATGGAGGAAATATATGAGAGTTTATCATGGTTGGGTTTGGATTGGGATGAGGGGCCTCAAAAGGGTGGGGAATTTGGGCCATACCTACAATCACAACGCCTTGATATCTACTCAAAACACGCACAACAGCTGCTTCAATCCGACAATGCCTACCGCTGTTTCTGCACCCCTGAAAGATTATCTCAGGTAAGAGCAGAGCAGGAAAAAAGCGGACAGCTTACCGGGTATGACCGACACTGCCGGGATCTGACTGAAGAGCAGATAAATGACAATCTCTCCAACAATATTCCCTTTGTTATCAGGTTGAAAATTCCTTTCGGGCGGGTTATAAGTTTCAACGATATGATCAGGGGAGAGATATCCTATAAAAGTGATGTTCTTGATGATCTTGTTCTTATCAAAACCGATGGTTTCCCCACATATCATATGGCAAATGTGGTCGATGATCACTTGATGGGGATTACACATGTTTTGCGCGGAGACGAGTGGATAGCTTCAACACCCCGTCATGTTCTTCTGTACGAGGCGTTTGGATGGGAATTGCCTAAATTTGCCCACCTGCCAATAATTTTGTCTTCTTCGGGAGGGAAACTCTCCAAGAGAAAAGGCGCCGCTTCTGTGATGGATTATAAGAAAGCGGGTTTTCTCCCTGAAGCACTTTTTAATTTTTTGTCGCTCCTTGGCTGGGCTCCCGGCGATGACCGTGAGAAAATGTCACTGAAGGAGTTGATTGAGGCTTTTTCAATTGAACAGGTTTCAGCCAAATCTTCTGTATTTGACGAAAACAAGCTGGAGTGGATGAATGGCCTGTATCTGGCCGAAAGAGAAGCCCAATCCCTGTTACCGGAGATCTCTTCAGAGTGGAAAGAAAGAGGCTGGTTGACTGAACAATTCTCTTTTGGAGAAGATTATCAGCTCAGGGTTATTGATATGTTGAAAGTGCGCTCAAGAAAACTAACCGAGTTGGTTGAAAATTCTGAATACTTCTTTGTGGACCCGTCAAGCTATGAAAAGAAAGCAGCCGGCAAGCATTTCAATCCCAAGAGTGCAGAAATCCTGAAAGAACTCTCACAGCTGTTGGAGAGGGCAACAGATTTCAACCAGACCGCCATAGAAGAGATTTTCCGGGGTTATGCTCAGGAAAAAGAACTGTCGATGGGCAAACTGGTTCATCCGGTTCGGCTTGCGGTCAGTGGTGTAAGCTTTGGCCCGGGGCTTTTTGAACTCCTTTCTACCCTGGGGAAAGAAACTGTGGTGCGAAGAATCAATAAGGCATATCACATTATTACAGACTGA
- a CDS encoding 30S ribosomal protein S20p, whose amino-acid sequence MQRHKSVEKRVRTSKKANLVNRANRSQIKTAIRTVMEAKDKNSASEALKTAVSVLDKNVKFGTIHQNKAANQKSRLTKVVNSME is encoded by the coding sequence ATGCAGCGACACAAATCAGTTGAAAAACGTGTTCGCACCAGTAAAAAAGCTAATCTGGTCAACCGCGCTAATCGTTCACAAATTAAAACCGCTATACGCACCGTTATGGAAGCTAAAGACAAAAACAGTGCATCTGAAGCACTGAAAACAGCGGTATCAGTTCTGGATAAAAATGTAAAATTCGGCACCATTCACCAGAACAAAGCCGCTAACCAGAAATCCAGACTGACAAAAGTCGTAAACAGTATGGAATAG